From a single Sphingomonas oryzagri genomic region:
- the tuf gene encoding elongation factor Tu, giving the protein MAKAKFERNKPHCNIGTIGHVDHGKTSLTAAITKVLAETGGATFVDYANIDKAPEERERGITISTAHVEYETADRHYAHVDCPGHADYVKNMITGAAQMDGAILVVSATDGPMPQTREHILLARQVGVPQLVVFMNKVDLVDDPEILELVELEIRELLSKYDFDGDNIPVVKGSAVKALDGSDNEIGKNAVLELMTAVDTWIPQPERPLDKTFLMPIEDVFSISGRGTVVTGRVETGIVKVGEEVEIVGINDTRKTTVTGVEMFRKLLDQGQAGDNIGALLRGVGREDVERGQVLAKPGSITPHTEFKAEVYVLSKDEGGRHTPFFANYRPQFYFRTTDVTGTVELPEGTEMVMPGDNVSIGVKLIAPIAMDQGLRFAIREGGRTVGAGVVGTITK; this is encoded by the coding sequence ATGGCGAAAGCTAAGTTTGAGCGGAACAAGCCGCACTGCAACATCGGCACCATTGGCCACGTCGACCATGGCAAGACGTCGCTGACGGCCGCCATCACCAAGGTGCTCGCCGAGACCGGCGGCGCGACCTTCGTCGACTATGCCAACATCGACAAGGCTCCCGAGGAGCGCGAGCGCGGCATCACCATCTCGACCGCGCACGTCGAGTATGAGACCGCCGACCGTCACTATGCGCACGTCGATTGCCCGGGCCACGCCGATTATGTGAAGAACATGATCACCGGCGCCGCGCAGATGGACGGCGCGATCCTCGTCGTGTCGGCCACCGACGGCCCGATGCCGCAGACCCGCGAGCACATCCTGCTCGCCCGCCAGGTCGGCGTGCCGCAGCTCGTCGTGTTCATGAACAAGGTCGACCTCGTGGACGATCCCGAGATCCTCGAACTCGTCGAGCTGGAGATCCGCGAGCTGCTCTCGAAGTACGACTTCGACGGCGACAACATCCCGGTCGTCAAGGGTTCGGCCGTGAAGGCGCTCGACGGTTCGGACAACGAGATCGGCAAGAACGCCGTTCTCGAGCTGATGACCGCCGTGGATACCTGGATCCCGCAGCCGGAGCGTCCGCTCGACAAGACCTTCCTGATGCCGATCGAGGACGTGTTCTCGATCTCGGGCCGCGGCACCGTGGTGACCGGCCGCGTCGAGACCGGCATCGTCAAGGTCGGCGAGGAAGTCGAGATCGTCGGCATCAACGACACCCGCAAGACCACCGTCACGGGCGTCGAGATGTTCCGCAAGCTGCTCGATCAGGGTCAGGCCGGCGACAACATCGGTGCGCTGCTCCGCGGCGTGGGCCGTGAGGACGTCGAGCGCGGCCAGGTTCTGGCCAAGCCGGGTTCGATCACCCCGCACACCGAGTTCAAGGCCGAGGTGTACGTCCTGTCGAAGGACGAGGGTGGCCGTCACACGCCGTTCTTCGCCAACTATCGTCCGCAGTTCTACTTCCGCACCACGGACGTGACCGGCACCGTCGAGCTGCCTGAGGGCACCGAGATGGTCATGCCCGGCGACAACGTCTCGATCGGCGTGAAGCTGATCGCGCCGATCGCGATGGACCAGGGCCTGCGCTTCGCCATCCGTGAAGGCGGTCGTACCGTCGGCGCCGGCGTCGTCGGCACCATCACGAAGTAA
- the rpsJ gene encoding 30S ribosomal protein S10, with the protein MDTQNIRIRLKGFDHRVLDQATGEIADTARRTGALIRGPIPLPTHVDKFTVNRGPHIDKKSREQFEVRTYKRLLDIVQPTPQTVDALMKLDLAAGVAVEIKLA; encoded by the coding sequence ATGGACACGCAGAACATCCGCATTCGCCTTAAAGGCTTCGATCACCGAGTGCTCGACCAGGCCACTGGCGAAATCGCCGACACCGCCCGCCGCACCGGCGCGCTCATCCGCGGTCCGATCCCGCTGCCTACCCACGTCGACAAGTTCACCGTCAACCGTGGCCCCCACATCGACAAGAAGTCGCGCGAGCAGTTCGAGGTGCGCACCTACAAGCGCCTGCTCGACATCGTGCAGCCCACCCCGCAGACGGTCGACGCGCTGATGAAGCTCGATCTCGCGGCCGGTGTCGCGGTCGAGATCAAGCTGGCCTGA
- the rplC gene encoding 50S ribosomal protein L3 — translation MRTGVIAKKMGMTRLFQEDGRHVPVTVLQLEGLQVIARRTADNDGYTAVQLGAGAAKAKNVAKPQRGHFGKAEVEPKAVVCEFRVTEDNLLDVGAEISADHYVAGQLVDIQGRTQGKGFAGAMKRWGFGGLRATHGVSVSHRSHGSTGNRQDPGKVFKNKKMAGHMGDRNRTQQNLEIVRTDAARGLLFVKGSVPGSKGGWLFVKDAVKEALPEGVPFPAALIDRKAPVVEHAPAGMVDDGAIHEIPALPGDDEVAAGVAAADAHAAEEAQAEANNAEIGSEADAAKGADESKEG, via the coding sequence ATGCGCACCGGCGTGATCGCGAAGAAGATGGGGATGACCCGGCTGTTTCAGGAGGATGGGCGCCATGTGCCCGTGACCGTCCTGCAGCTCGAGGGTCTTCAGGTTATTGCGCGCCGCACGGCCGACAATGACGGCTACACCGCCGTCCAGCTCGGTGCCGGCGCCGCCAAGGCGAAGAATGTCGCCAAGCCGCAGCGCGGCCATTTCGGCAAGGCCGAAGTGGAGCCGAAGGCGGTGGTGTGCGAGTTCCGCGTCACCGAGGACAACCTGCTCGACGTGGGTGCCGAGATTTCGGCCGACCATTACGTCGCGGGCCAGCTCGTCGACATCCAGGGTCGCACGCAGGGCAAGGGCTTCGCCGGCGCCATGAAGCGTTGGGGCTTCGGCGGTCTGCGCGCCACCCACGGCGTGTCCGTCTCGCACCGTTCGCACGGTTCGACCGGTAACCGCCAGGATCCGGGCAAGGTCTTCAAGAACAAGAAGATGGCCGGCCACATGGGCGACCGTAACCGCACCCAGCAGAACCTCGAGATCGTGCGCACCGACGCCGCTCGCGGCCTGCTCTTCGTGAAGGGTTCGGTGCCCGGCTCGAAGGGTGGCTGGCTGTTCGTGAAGGACGCCGTGAAGGAAGCGCTGCCCGAGGGCGTGCCGTTCCCCGCCGCCCTGATCGATCGCAAGGCCCCGGTGGTCGAGCACGCTCCGGCCGGCATGGTCGACGATGGCGCGATCCACGAGATTCCCGCGCTGCCGGGTGACGACGAAGTCGCCGCCGGTGTCGCCGCCGCCGACGCGCACGCTGCCGAAGAGGCGCAGGCCGAGGCGAACAACGCCGAGATCGGTTCCGAGGCGGATGCCGCCAAGGGCGCCGACGAGAGCAAGGAAGGCTGA
- the rplD gene encoding 50S ribosomal protein L4: MKIKVLKLDASSAGDIELNDAVFGLEPRADILHRVVTWQLEKRRGTARPTRERADVARSGKKLGNQKGGGSARHGDRRAPVFIGGGKAHGARLRDFNPSLNKKVRALGLKMALSAKAKDGSLIVVDALDVAEGKTKTLAGQLAGLGFGKKALVIDGEALNVSFAHASSNLKGVNLLPAIGANVYDILNHDTLVLTRAAVEKLEARFHG; this comes from the coding sequence ATGAAGATCAAGGTTCTCAAGCTCGACGCCAGCTCCGCCGGCGACATCGAGCTCAACGATGCGGTGTTCGGCCTCGAGCCGCGCGCCGATATCCTCCACCGCGTGGTGACCTGGCAGCTCGAAAAGCGCCGCGGCACCGCCCGTCCGACCCGCGAGCGTGCCGACGTGGCGCGTTCGGGCAAGAAGCTGGGCAACCAGAAGGGCGGCGGTTCGGCCCGTCACGGTGATCGCCGCGCCCCCGTCTTCATCGGCGGTGGTAAGGCCCACGGTGCCCGCCTGCGTGACTTCAACCCGTCGCTGAACAAGAAGGTTCGCGCGCTGGGCCTGAAGATGGCGCTGTCGGCGAAGGCCAAGGACGGCTCGCTGATCGTCGTCGACGCGCTCGACGTCGCCGAGGGCAAGACCAAGACGCTGGCTGGCCAGCTCGCCGGTCTCGGCTTCGGCAAGAAGGCGCTGGTGATCGACGGCGAGGCGCTCAACGTCTCGTTCGCGCACGCCTCGTCCAACCTGAAGGGTGTCAACCTGCTGCCGGCGATCGGCGCCAACGTGTACGACATCCTGAACCATGACACGCTCGTGCTGACGCGCGCCGCTGTCGAGAAGCTGGAGGCGCGCTTCCATGGCTAA
- a CDS encoding 50S ribosomal protein L23, whose protein sequence is MAKKQEQGAIDIRHYDVIVGPHITEKSTLVSENNAVVFKVAGDATKPAIKAAVEALWGKKVVSVNTITVKGKTKRWKGAPYQRSDFKKAIVRLAEGESIDVTEGVR, encoded by the coding sequence ATGGCTAAGAAGCAGGAGCAGGGCGCGATCGACATTCGTCACTATGACGTGATCGTAGGCCCGCACATCACCGAGAAGTCCACCCTGGTGTCCGAGAACAACGCCGTTGTTTTCAAGGTCGCCGGTGACGCCACCAAGCCCGCCATCAAGGCTGCCGTTGAGGCGCTTTGGGGCAAGAAGGTGGTCAGCGTGAACACGATCACCGTCAAGGGCAAGACCAAGCGCTGGAAGGGTGCTCCCTACCAGCGTTCGGACTTCAAGAAGGCAATCGTCCGCCTCGCCGAAGGCGAGTCGATCGACGTCACCGAAGGGGTGCGCTGA
- the rplB gene encoding 50S ribosomal protein L2: MALKHYNPTSPARRGLILVDRSALHKGKPVKALTEGLRKSGGRNNMGHATARGIAGGHKQKYRIVDFKRRKWDQPATVERLEYDPNRSAFIALVKYEDGELAYILAPQRLAAGDTIVAGKKTDVKPGNAMEIGQTPVGTIVHNVELKPGKGGQIARAAGTYVQVVGRDRGMVIVRLNSGEQRFIRSDCMCTIGAVSNPDNGNTNLAKAGRNRWLGYRPLTRGVAKNPVDHPHGGGEGRTSGGRHPVTPWGKPTKGAKTRHNKATDKMIIRSRHAKKKR, from the coding sequence ATGGCGTTGAAGCATTATAATCCGACCTCGCCGGCGCGGCGCGGCCTGATCCTCGTGGACCGCTCGGCGCTCCACAAGGGCAAGCCGGTCAAGGCGCTCACCGAGGGCCTGCGCAAGTCGGGCGGCCGCAACAACATGGGCCACGCGACTGCGCGCGGCATCGCGGGCGGCCACAAGCAGAAGTATCGCATCGTCGACTTCAAGCGCCGCAAGTGGGACCAGCCCGCGACCGTCGAGCGTCTCGAGTACGATCCGAACCGTTCGGCCTTCATCGCTCTGGTGAAGTATGAGGACGGCGAACTGGCGTACATCCTGGCGCCGCAGCGTCTGGCGGCCGGCGACACCATCGTCGCAGGCAAGAAGACCGACGTGAAGCCGGGCAACGCCATGGAAATCGGCCAGACCCCGGTCGGCACGATCGTCCACAATGTCGAGCTGAAGCCCGGCAAGGGTGGCCAGATCGCCCGCGCCGCCGGCACCTACGTGCAGGTGGTGGGTCGCGATCGCGGCATGGTGATCGTTCGCCTTAACTCGGGCGAGCAGCGCTTCATCCGCTCGGACTGCATGTGCACCATCGGTGCGGTGTCCAACCCCGACAACGGCAACACCAACCTGGCGAAGGCCGGTCGCAACCGCTGGCTCGGCTATCGTCCGCTCACCCGCGGCGTCGCCAAGAACCCGGTCGACCACCCGCACGGCGGTGGTGAAGGCCGGACCTCGGGCGGCCGTCATCCGGTCACGCCGTGGGGCAAGCCGACCAAGGGTGCCAAGACCCGCCACAACAAGGCGACGGACAAGATGATCATCCGTAGCCGCCACGCGAAGAAGAAGAGGTAA
- the rpsS gene encoding 30S ribosomal protein S19, producing the protein MARSVWKGPFVDLSLLRKAQTAQENSTRAPIKTWSRRSTILPDFVGLTFSLYNGRKFVPITVNEDMVGHKLGEFAPTRYFPGHAADKKGKR; encoded by the coding sequence ATGGCTCGTTCCGTCTGGAAGGGTCCGTTCGTGGACCTCAGCCTGCTCCGCAAGGCGCAGACCGCGCAGGAGAATTCCACGCGCGCGCCGATCAAGACCTGGTCGCGCCGCTCGACGATCCTGCCGGATTTCGTCGGCCTGACCTTCAGCCTGTACAATGGCCGCAAGTTCGTGCCGATCACCGTCAACGAGGACATGGTCGGTCACAAGCTGGGTGAGTTCGCGCCGACGCGCTACTTCCCCGGCCACGCTGCCGACAAGAAGGGCAAGCGCTGA
- the rplV gene encoding 50S ribosomal protein L22 has product MSKPASPRKVGEKEALAVATSVRGSPQKLNLVAGLIRNKKAGDALNILQFSTKAMAVDVRKCLASAIANAENNHNLDVDALVVKEASVGKGLVMKRFATRARGRSARIVKPFSRLRIVVREQEAE; this is encoded by the coding sequence ATGTCGAAGCCTGCATCCCCCCGCAAGGTCGGTGAGAAGGAGGCCCTTGCGGTCGCCACCTCCGTCCGCGGCTCGCCGCAGAAGCTCAACCTTGTCGCGGGCCTGATCCGCAACAAGAAAGCCGGCGACGCGCTGAACATCCTTCAGTTCTCGACCAAGGCGATGGCCGTCGATGTGCGCAAGTGCCTCGCCTCCGCGATCGCCAACGCCGAGAACAACCACAATCTCGACGTCGACGCGCTGGTCGTGAAGGAAGCGTCGGTCGGCAAGGGCCTCGTCATGAAGCGCTTCGCCACCCGCGCCCGTGGCCGTTCGGCCCGCATCGTCAAGCCGTTCTCGCGGCTGCGCATCGTCGTGCGCGAGCAGGAGGCCGAATAA
- the rpsC gene encoding 30S ribosomal protein S3: MGHKSNPIGMRLQINRTWDSRWYADGADYGNMLLEDLRIRQYIFKTLPQAAISKVVIERPAKLCRISIYAARPGVIIGKKGADIEKLRRALGKMTAADVSLNIVEIRKPEIDSKLVAQSVADQLERRVAFRRAMKRAVQSALRLGAEGIRITCAGRLGGAEIARTEWYREGRVPLHTLRANIDYAEAEAHTAYGVCGIKVWIFKGEILGHDPLAQDRLMMEAQTSGVRPAR; encoded by the coding sequence ATGGGTCACAAGTCCAATCCGATCGGCATGCGCCTGCAGATCAATCGTACCTGGGACAGCCGCTGGTACGCTGACGGCGCCGATTACGGCAACATGCTGCTCGAGGATCTCCGCATCCGCCAGTACATCTTCAAGACGCTGCCGCAGGCCGCGATCTCGAAGGTGGTGATCGAGCGCCCGGCGAAGCTGTGCCGCATTTCGATCTACGCGGCCCGCCCCGGTGTGATCATCGGCAAGAAGGGCGCGGACATCGAAAAGCTGCGCCGCGCACTCGGCAAGATGACGGCGGCCGACGTGTCGCTGAACATCGTCGAGATCCGCAAGCCGGAGATCGATTCGAAGCTCGTCGCGCAGTCGGTCGCCGACCAGCTGGAGCGCCGCGTGGCGTTCCGCCGCGCGATGAAGCGCGCCGTGCAGTCGGCTCTCCGCCTCGGCGCCGAGGGCATCCGCATCACCTGCGCCGGCCGTCTGGGCGGCGCGGAGATCGCGCGCACCGAATGGTATCGTGAGGGCCGGGTGCCGCTGCACACGCTCCGCGCGAATATCGATTACGCCGAAGCCGAGGCGCACACCGCCTACGGCGTGTGCGGTATCAAGGTCTGGATCTTCAAGGGTGAGATCCTGGGCCACGATCCGCTCGCGCAGGATCGGCTGATGATGGAAGCTCAGACGTCCGGAGTTCGTCCGGCGCGCTGA
- the rplP gene encoding 50S ribosomal protein L16, with product MLQPKRTKFRKAFKGRIHGDAKSGTTLNQGAYGLKAMEPERITARQIEAARRAITRHIKRQGRLHIRIFPDVPVSSKPAEVRMGSGKGSPEFWVARVKPGRILFELEGVAGPLAAEAFSRAAEKLPIKVKVVARLGDTTHLAGED from the coding sequence ATGCTGCAACCGAAGCGCACCAAGTTCCGCAAGGCCTTCAAGGGCCGTATCCATGGCGATGCCAAGAGCGGAACCACGCTGAACCAGGGCGCCTATGGCCTGAAGGCCATGGAGCCCGAGCGGATCACCGCTCGCCAGATCGAAGCGGCTCGCCGCGCGATCACCCGCCACATCAAGCGCCAGGGCCGCCTGCACATCCGCATTTTCCCGGACGTGCCGGTGTCGTCGAAGCCGGCCGAAGTCCGCATGGGCTCGGGCAAGGGTTCGCCGGAATTCTGGGTCGCCCGCGTGAAGCCGGGCCGCATCCTGTTCGAGCTGGAAGGCGTTGCCGGCCCGCTCGCGGCCGAGGCGTTCAGCCGCGCGGCCGAGAAGCTGCCGATCAAGGTCAAGGTCGTGGCCCGCCTCGGCGATACCACTCACCTCGCTGGGGAAGACTGA
- the rpmC gene encoding 50S ribosomal protein L29: MAKKIDTVGQTDDQLNTQLSELKREQFNLRFQAATGQLEKPSRVREVRKDIARIKTAQTQRAAAAKS; the protein is encoded by the coding sequence ATGGCGAAGAAGATCGATACCGTCGGCCAGACCGACGACCAGCTGAACACCCAGCTGTCCGAGCTGAAGCGCGAGCAGTTCAACCTGCGCTTCCAGGCCGCCACCGGCCAGCTCGAGAAGCCGAGCCGCGTGCGCGAGGTCCGCAAGGACATCGCCCGCATCAAGACCGCCCAGACGCAGCGTGCCGCTGCGGCGAAGTCGTAA
- the rpsQ gene encoding 30S ribosomal protein S17, giving the protein MPKRVLTGTVVSDKTDKTVVVSVERRVKHELYGKIIKRSKKYHAHDETNQFHTGETVRIEECAPISKLKTWKVIDRIGAEIAVPVPTDNA; this is encoded by the coding sequence ATGCCGAAGCGCGTGCTGACCGGAACGGTGGTCTCCGACAAGACCGACAAGACCGTGGTCGTCTCCGTGGAGCGTCGTGTGAAGCACGAACTCTACGGCAAGATCATCAAGCGGTCGAAGAAGTATCACGCTCATGACGAGACGAACCAGTTCCACACCGGTGAGACTGTTCGCATCGAGGAGTGCGCGCCGATCTCGAAGCTGAAGACCTGGAAGGTGATCGACCGCATCGGTGCGGAAATCGCCGTCCCGGTTCCCACCGACAACGCGTAA
- the rplN gene encoding 50S ribosomal protein L14, translating to MIQMQSNLDVADNSGAKRVQCIKVLGGSKRRFATVGDIIVVSIKEAAPRGKVKKGDVHRAVIVRTAKDIHRADGSTIRFDGNAAVLVNKNEEPIGTRIFGPVVRELRARNHMKIISLAPEVL from the coding sequence ATGATCCAGATGCAGTCCAACCTCGACGTCGCCGACAACTCGGGCGCCAAGCGCGTCCAGTGCATCAAGGTGCTCGGCGGCTCGAAGCGTCGCTTCGCGACGGTCGGCGACATCATCGTCGTGTCGATCAAGGAAGCCGCTCCGCGCGGCAAGGTGAAGAAGGGTGACGTGCACCGCGCCGTCATCGTCCGCACCGCCAAGGACATCCACCGTGCGGACGGCTCGACCATCCGCTTCGACGGCAATGCCGCCGTCCTCGTCAACAAGAACGAGGAGCCGATCGGCACCCGCATCTTCGGCCCGGTCGTTCGCGAGCTTCGCGCCCGGAACCACATGAAGATCATCTCGCTCGCGCCCGAGGTGCTGTGA
- the rplX gene encoding 50S ribosomal protein L24 codes for MSALKIKKGDQVVVLSGKDKGKTGTVTKAMPAEGKVIVGGINVATRHRKPTQANPQGGLERIEAPLHVSKVAIATADGKPTRVRFETQDGKKVRVAVKTGEKIDG; via the coding sequence ATGTCGGCTCTGAAGATCAAGAAGGGTGACCAGGTCGTCGTCCTGTCCGGTAAGGACAAGGGCAAGACCGGAACCGTCACCAAGGCGATGCCTGCCGAGGGCAAGGTGATCGTCGGCGGCATCAATGTCGCGACCCGCCACCGCAAGCCGACCCAGGCGAACCCGCAGGGTGGCCTGGAGCGGATCGAGGCTCCGCTGCACGTATCCAAGGTCGCGATCGCGACGGCGGACGGCAAGCCGACCCGCGTCCGCTTCGAGACGCAGGACGGCAAGAAGGTCCGCGTGGCCGTGAAGACCGGGGAGAAGATCGATGGCTGA
- the rplE gene encoding 50S ribosomal protein L5, with the protein MADAYKARLQKLYEDTIVKAMTEKFGYANPMMVPKIEKIVINMGVGDATQDKKRVDQAAAEMELISGQKPVITKAKKSIAQFKLREGMPIGCKVTLRRERMYEFLDRFVTIALPRVRDFRGLNPKSFDGKGNYATGLKEQLIFPEISYDKVDRIRGMDVIVTTTANTDDEARELLRLFGFPFVGDADQKQAA; encoded by the coding sequence ATGGCTGATGCTTACAAGGCTCGCCTTCAGAAGCTCTACGAGGACACCATCGTGAAGGCGATGACCGAGAAGTTCGGTTACGCCAACCCGATGATGGTCCCGAAGATCGAGAAGATCGTGATCAACATGGGTGTCGGCGACGCCACCCAGGACAAGAAGCGGGTGGATCAGGCCGCGGCCGAGATGGAACTCATCTCGGGCCAGAAGCCGGTGATCACCAAGGCGAAGAAGTCGATCGCGCAGTTCAAGCTGCGTGAGGGCATGCCGATCGGTTGCAAGGTCACCCTGCGCCGTGAGCGTATGTACGAGTTCCTCGATCGCTTCGTGACCATCGCGCTGCCGCGCGTCCGCGATTTCCGGGGCCTGAACCCGAAGTCGTTCGACGGCAAGGGCAATTACGCGACCGGCCTCAAGGAGCAGCTGATCTTCCCGGAGATCAGCTACGACAAGGTCGACCGCATCCGTGGCATGGACGTGATCGTCACGACCACCGCCAACACCGACGACGAAGCTCGCGAACTGCTGCGTCTGTTCGGCTTCCCCTTCGTGGGTGATGCCGATCAGAAGCAGGCGGCCTGA
- the rpsN gene encoding 30S ribosomal protein S14 has protein sequence MAKLSSVLKNERRRALVKKTAPKYAKLKAIANDKSADEGERLIARLKMAELPRNGNPTRIRNRCEMTGRPRGYYRKFKLARVILRDLANKGMIPGVTKSSW, from the coding sequence ATGGCGAAACTGAGTTCCGTGCTGAAGAACGAGCGCCGCCGCGCGCTCGTCAAGAAGACTGCTCCGAAGTACGCGAAGCTGAAGGCGATCGCGAACGACAAGAGCGCGGATGAGGGCGAGCGTCTGATCGCGCGCCTGAAGATGGCGGAGCTGCCGCGCAACGGCAACCCGACCCGCATCCGCAACCGTTGCGAGATGACTGGTCGTCCGCGCGGTTATTACCGCAAGTTCAAGCTCGCGCGCGTCATCCTGCGGGATCTCGCGAACAAGGGGATGATCCCCGGCGTGACCAAGTCGAGCTGGTGA
- the rpsH gene encoding 30S ribosomal protein S8, translated as MAINDPVGDLLTRIRNGQRARKDSVLTPASKLRTRVLDVLQREGYIRGYSDETLNEHPGIRIELKYFEGQPAIQHIARVSKPGRRVYSGSKELPRVRNGLGITIVSTPKGVLSDAEAREQNVGGEVLAEVF; from the coding sequence ATGGCGATCAACGATCCCGTGGGCGATCTGCTCACCCGCATCCGCAACGGCCAGCGCGCCCGCAAGGATTCCGTGCTGACCCCGGCGTCCAAGCTGCGCACCCGCGTGCTCGACGTTCTCCAGCGTGAGGGCTACATCCGTGGCTACTCCGACGAGACGCTGAACGAGCATCCGGGCATCCGTATCGAGCTCAAGTATTTCGAGGGCCAGCCCGCGATCCAGCATATCGCGCGCGTCTCGAAGCCGGGCCGTCGCGTCTACAGCGGCTCCAAGGAGTTGCCGCGCGTTCGCAACGGCCTGGGCATCACCATCGTCTCGACGCCCAAGGGCGTTCTCTCCGACGCGGAAGCGCGCGAGCAGAACGTGGGCGGCGAGGTTCTCGCGGAGGTCTTCTGA
- the rplF gene encoding 50S ribosomal protein L6, with protein sequence MSRIGKKPVIVPAGVTASIGDGKLSMKGPKGTLSIDLASEVTYAIEDGNVVVQPVNDSKRARSFWGMQRTLVANLVTGVTEGFSKTLQITGVGYRAAAQGKTLKLQLGYSHDVNMEVPEGLTVATPDPTTVNISGNDKQAVGQFAAEIRRWRKPEPYKGKGIKYAGEYIFRKEGKKK encoded by the coding sequence ATGAGCCGCATCGGCAAGAAGCCGGTCATCGTGCCGGCCGGCGTCACCGCTTCGATCGGTGACGGCAAGCTTTCGATGAAGGGCCCGAAGGGCACCCTCTCGATCGATCTCGCTTCGGAAGTCACCTACGCGATCGAGGACGGCAACGTCGTCGTGCAGCCGGTGAACGACAGCAAGCGCGCCCGCTCCTTCTGGGGCATGCAGCGCACGCTGGTCGCCAACCTGGTGACGGGCGTGACCGAGGGCTTCTCGAAGACCCTGCAGATCACCGGCGTCGGCTATCGCGCCGCGGCCCAGGGCAAGACCCTGAAGCTGCAGCTCGGTTACTCGCACGACGTCAACATGGAGGTGCCCGAGGGCCTCACCGTGGCGACGCCGGATCCGACGACCGTGAACATCAGCGGCAACGACAAGCAGGCCGTTGGCCAGTTCGCCGCCGAGATCCGTCGCTGGCGCAAGCCCGAGCCGTACAAGGGCAAGGGCATCAAGTATGCGGGCGAGTATATCTTCCGCAAGGAAGGGAAGAAGAAGTAA
- the rplR gene encoding 50S ribosomal protein L18 produces the protein MAKLSLFAKRRQRVRTQLRARAGGRPRLSVHRTGRHIYAQVIDDANGHTVAAASTLGKDGSGAGVTAAAEVGKAVAEAAKAAGITTVVFDRGGFLFHGRIKALADAAREGGLEF, from the coding sequence ATGGCCAAGCTCTCTCTCTTCGCCAAGCGCCGCCAGCGCGTCCGCACCCAGCTGCGCGCGCGTGCCGGCGGGCGTCCCCGCCTGTCCGTGCACCGCACCGGCCGCCACATCTACGCGCAGGTCATCGACGACGCGAACGGTCACACCGTCGCGGCCGCCTCGACCCTGGGCAAGGACGGCTCGGGCGCCGGCGTCACCGCCGCCGCCGAGGTTGGCAAGGCCGTCGCCGAGGCCGCCAAGGCCGCCGGCATCACCACCGTCGTGTTCGATCGCGGCGGCTTCCTGTTCCATGGGCGCATCAAGGCGCTCGCAGATGCCGCCCGTGAGGGTGGCCTGGAGTTCTGA
- the rpsE gene encoding 30S ribosomal protein S5 yields MADEIQNAAPEGAPADAPREGRGPRGGRGRGPGGDNRGRGGRDGNRGRRDDRRNNEEGGEELIEKLVHINRVSKTVKGGKRFGFAALVVVGDGKGRSGFGHGKAREVPEAISKATAAAKKAMVRVPLKEGRTLHHDGNGHFGAGRVTVRSAPAGTGIIAGGPMRAIFESLGVHDVVTKSVGTSNPYNMIRATFEALKDQTSPKSVASRRGKKIADLLGRGGSQTAEADAAAIVE; encoded by the coding sequence ATGGCTGACGAGATCCAGAACGCGGCGCCGGAAGGCGCTCCCGCGGACGCCCCCCGCGAGGGCCGTGGCCCGCGTGGCGGCCGTGGCCGTGGTCCCGGTGGCGACAATCGCGGCCGTGGCGGCCGTGACGGCAACCGTGGTCGCCGCGACGACCGTCGCAACAACGAGGAAGGTGGCGAGGAGCTGATCGAAAAGCTCGTGCACATCAACCGCGTTTCGAAGACCGTGAAGGGCGGCAAGCGCTTCGGTTTCGCCGCGCTGGTCGTGGTCGGTGACGGCAAGGGCCGGTCGGGCTTCGGCCACGGCAAGGCCCGCGAGGTCCCCGAGGCGATCTCCAAGGCGACCGCCGCCGCCAAGAAGGCGATGGTCCGAGTGCCGCTGAAGGAGGGCCGCACCCTCCATCACGACGGCAACGGCCACTTCGGCGCCGGCCGCGTGACGGTCCGCTCGGCTCCGGCCGGTACGGGCATCATCGCGGGTGGCCCGATGCGCGCCATCTTCGAGAGCCTGGGCGTCCACGACGTGGTGACCAAGTCGGTCGGCACCTCGAACCCCTACAACATGATCCGCGCCACTTTCGAGGCGCTCAAGGATCAGACGAGCCCGAAGTCGGTGGCCTCGCGCCGCGGCAAGAAGATCGCCGACCTGCTGGGTCGCGGTGGCTCGCAGACGGCCGAGGCGGATGCCGCGGCCATCGTGGAGTAA